GGAGCAGCAGCAGAACCATGACGCAAGATGCGGCAACTCTCCAAATGGGATCGACGATCCTACGTGATCGCCCCCACTCAAACGATTGCGTATCGTGCAGTGCATGACGCTTGATGCACAGCCGGAGTGGTTCCGGACCGCCGTCTTCTACGAGGTCCTCGTCCGCGCCTTCAAGGACTCCGACGGCAACGGCACCGGTGACTTCCGGGGCCTCGCCGAGAAGCTCGACTACCTGCAGTGGCTCGGCGTCGACTGCCTGTGGGTCCCGCCGTTCTTCCCGAGCCCCCTGCGCGACGGTGGCTACGACGTCGCGGACTACACCGGCGTCCACGAGGAGATCGGCACGATCGACGACTTCCGCTGGTTCCTCGAGCAGGCGCACGAGCGCGGCATCCGCGTGATCATCGACTTCGTCATGAACCACACCTCGGACCAGCATCCGTGGTTCCAGGCCTCCCGCTCCGACCCCGAGGGCCCCTACGGCGACTTCTACGTCTGGTCCGACACCGACGAGCTCTACCAGGACGCCCGGATCATCTTCGTCGACACCGAGCCGTCGAACTGGACGTGGGACCCGGAGCGCCAGCAGTACTACTGGCACCGCTTCTTCAGCCACCAGCCGGACCTCAACTTCGACAACCCCAAGGTGCACGAGGCGATCTTCGAGGCCCTCACCTTCTGGCTGGACATGGGTCTGGACGGGTTCCGCCTGGACGCGGTGCCCTACCTCTACGAGCGTCCCGACACCAACGGCGAGAACCTCCCGGAGACCCACGCCTTCCTCCGGTCGGTCCGCAGCTTCGTCGACGAGCACTACCCGGGCCGGGTGCTGCTGTGCGAGGCCAACCAGTGGCCTGCCGACGTCGTGGAGTACTTCGGCGGCGAGCACGACTCCGAGGGCAACTGGGTGGGTACGGAGTGCCACATGGCGTTCCACTTCCCGGTCATGCCCCGCCTCTTCATGGCGGTGCGCCGCGAGTCGCGCTTCCCCATCTCGGAGATCCTCGAGCAGACGCCGGCCATCCCCGACGGCTGCCAGTGGGGCATCTTCCTGCGCAACCACGACGAGCTGACCCTCGAGATGGTCACCGACGAGGACCGCGACTACATGTGGGCGGAGTACGCCAAGGACCCGCGGATGAAGGCCAACATCGGCATCCGCCGCCGGCTCGCACCCCTGCTCGACAACGACATCAACCGCATGGAGCTGTTCACCGCGCTCCTGCTCTCCCTGCCCGGCTCCCCCGTCCTCTACTACGGCGACGAGATCGGGATGGGCGACAACATCTGGCTCGGCGACCGTGACGGCGTCCGCACGCCGATGCAGTGGACCCCCGACCGCAACGCCGGATTCTCCAGCGCCACGCCCGGACGGCTGCACCTGCCGGCGATCCAGGACCCCGTCTTCGGCTACCAGGCCATCAACGTCGAGGCGCAGATGGAGAACACCTCGTCGCTGCTCCACTGGACACGCCGGATGATCCACGCGCGGCGCGGCCACGCGGCGTTCGGCCTGGGCACGTTCCACGACCTGGGCGGTTCGAACCCGACGATCTTCTCCTTCATCCGCGAGCACGGCGGCGACGTGATCCTCTGCGTCAACAACCTGTCGCGCTTCCCGCAGCCGGTCGACCTCGACCTGCGTCGCTGGGAGGGGTGGACGCCCGTGGAGCTGCTCGGAGGCGTGCCGTTCCCCCGCATCGGCGAGCAGCCCTACGTCCTCACCCTCGGTGCCCACGGCTTCTACTGGTTCCGCCTCACTCGGGAGACAACGGCATGATCACTCCGGTTCCGTCCGACATCGAGCGCTACCTCGCCACAGCGCGGTGGTTCGCCGGCAAGGGCCGTGCGTTTCGCGTCAGCGACACCCACGTCGCCGCGTTGGACGGAGCC
The sequence above is a segment of the Nocardioides jiangxiensis genome. Coding sequences within it:
- the treS gene encoding maltose alpha-D-glucosyltransferase is translated as MTLDAQPEWFRTAVFYEVLVRAFKDSDGNGTGDFRGLAEKLDYLQWLGVDCLWVPPFFPSPLRDGGYDVADYTGVHEEIGTIDDFRWFLEQAHERGIRVIIDFVMNHTSDQHPWFQASRSDPEGPYGDFYVWSDTDELYQDARIIFVDTEPSNWTWDPERQQYYWHRFFSHQPDLNFDNPKVHEAIFEALTFWLDMGLDGFRLDAVPYLYERPDTNGENLPETHAFLRSVRSFVDEHYPGRVLLCEANQWPADVVEYFGGEHDSEGNWVGTECHMAFHFPVMPRLFMAVRRESRFPISEILEQTPAIPDGCQWGIFLRNHDELTLEMVTDEDRDYMWAEYAKDPRMKANIGIRRRLAPLLDNDINRMELFTALLLSLPGSPVLYYGDEIGMGDNIWLGDRDGVRTPMQWTPDRNAGFSSATPGRLHLPAIQDPVFGYQAINVEAQMENTSSLLHWTRRMIHARRGHAAFGLGTFHDLGGSNPTIFSFIREHGGDVILCVNNLSRFPQPVDLDLRRWEGWTPVELLGGVPFPRIGEQPYVLTLGAHGFYWFRLTRETTA